A stretch of Ligilactobacillus faecis DNA encodes these proteins:
- a CDS encoding ABC transporter substrate-binding protein, with product MRKKRYGWLFALACVGTLLVQGEKTQTAQALSFPLQTPVAHSVQVGGTLRTAVVSEAPFKGALATELSIDGTVGKILEFTNNDLFNMDKNYQYTKGGLADVTFDEKNKTATVKISPKAKWSDGQPLTSRDLAFSYEVVAHKESGSVSYGEALAEIEGITDYHDGKAQKISGLEEKDPQTLIVHYKAMHPAMRFVGAGYLWNTALPYHYLKDTPIKELAGSEKLQKTPLSYGPFVIKKVVAGEAVEYVRNKYYPKKPKLDKVTLEVVPVSQAATAMKAKKYDLLFEMPAEVYNKVKDQKDLTIIGKKELAYSYLGFKVGHSNDEGLSVMDKDSVVSDRNLRQALAYAMNIDQVAKKFGHGLSYRAKSIVPDAFGKYRDPELKGYPYDLKKANELLDKAGYKKQKDGYRIRPNGKPLTVRLLARRGSQNHNAIVENYIEQWKKIGVKVKLVNGRLQESNTMTNKLLSDSKGFDMWLLAWTLPPEPTADGITYLPNSQYNFGHFATKENSELVYSFTKSDKAFNEKYLLKQFYKWQAYMNKEAYIVPMQNNYYTMPVAKNVTGVSLANNGDYYSWAKVGFVK from the coding sequence ATGCGTAAAAAAAGGTATGGCTGGCTATTTGCTTTAGCGTGTGTTGGTACGCTATTAGTACAAGGGGAGAAAACGCAAACGGCGCAAGCACTTTCTTTTCCCCTCCAAACCCCAGTTGCGCACTCTGTTCAAGTAGGTGGAACTCTACGAACAGCGGTCGTCAGTGAAGCTCCATTCAAAGGAGCACTAGCCACTGAATTAAGTATTGATGGTACAGTAGGAAAGATTTTAGAATTTACAAACAACGATTTGTTTAACATGGATAAAAATTATCAATACACTAAAGGTGGATTGGCCGATGTGACATTTGATGAAAAAAATAAGACGGCTACAGTTAAGATCTCACCTAAAGCTAAATGGTCTGACGGACAGCCTCTGACTTCACGCGACCTAGCATTTTCTTATGAAGTTGTCGCACATAAAGAGAGTGGTTCAGTAAGTTATGGAGAAGCATTAGCTGAGATCGAAGGGATCACAGATTACCATGACGGCAAAGCGCAAAAGATCTCAGGTTTAGAGGAAAAAGATCCCCAGACGTTGATCGTGCACTATAAAGCAATGCATCCTGCAATGCGCTTTGTTGGAGCAGGCTATTTATGGAATACGGCGCTACCATATCATTACTTAAAAGATACGCCGATAAAAGAGTTAGCTGGTAGTGAAAAATTACAAAAAACGCCTCTTTCTTATGGTCCGTTTGTGATCAAAAAAGTCGTAGCAGGTGAAGCAGTCGAATATGTACGCAATAAATATTACCCTAAAAAACCTAAATTAGATAAAGTAACGCTTGAAGTCGTGCCTGTTTCACAAGCAGCAACGGCAATGAAAGCTAAGAAGTATGATCTGCTCTTTGAAATGCCAGCTGAAGTTTATAATAAAGTCAAAGATCAAAAAGATCTAACGATCATAGGAAAAAAAGAACTTGCTTACTCTTACTTAGGTTTTAAGGTCGGACACTCAAATGATGAAGGCTTAAGTGTGATGGATAAAGATTCAGTTGTTAGTGATCGAAATTTACGGCAAGCGTTAGCGTATGCGATGAATATCGATCAAGTTGCTAAAAAATTTGGTCATGGCCTAAGTTATCGGGCTAAATCGATCGTGCCCGATGCTTTTGGTAAATACCGTGACCCAGAGCTTAAAGGGTATCCATATGATCTAAAAAAGGCTAATGAACTTTTAGATAAAGCGGGGTACAAAAAGCAAAAGGATGGCTATCGGATTCGCCCAAATGGCAAACCTTTGACAGTTAGATTATTGGCCCGACGTGGTAGTCAAAATCATAATGCGATCGTAGAAAATTACATCGAACAGTGGAAAAAGATCGGAGTAAAGGTCAAATTAGTCAACGGACGCTTACAAGAGTCAAATACGATGACAAATAAGTTACTTAGTGATAGTAAAGGTTTTGATATGTGGTTATTAGCTTGGACTCTTCCACCTGAGCCAACAGCTGATGGGATCACCTATTTACCAAACTCACAGTATAACTTTGGTCATTTTGCTACTAAAGAAAATAGTGAATTAGTTTATTCATTCACAAAATCGGATAAGGCTTTCAATGAGAAATATTTATTAAAGCAGTTTTACAAATGGCAAGCTTATATGAACAAAGAAGCATATATCGTACCGATGCAAAATAATTATTATACGATGCCAGTTGCTAAAAATGTTACTGGAGTTTCATTAGCGAACAACGGCGATTATTACAGCTGGGCGAAGGTAGGTTTTGTTAAATAA
- a CDS encoding (S)-acetoin forming diacetyl reductase, which yields MTMTKVALVTGGAQGIGQAIVQRLATDGFAVAVADLNLELAKQTAFELTTAGKQAIALKVDVRDQNSVTATVQKTVSALGGFDVIVNNAGIGPTTPIQTITPEQFDQIYQINVGGVVWGIQAAVAQFKKKPRREHEIIGKIINATSQAGVVGNPNLLLYSSTKFAVRGLTQVAARDLAKDGITVNAFAPGIVKTPMMYDIAHQVSRHAGKDDNWGMQTFAKNIALGRLSEPAEVAAAVSFLASSDSDYITGHTLEVDGGMQFN from the coding sequence ATGACCATGACAAAAGTAGCACTTGTAACTGGCGGAGCACAGGGGATCGGTCAAGCGATCGTGCAACGCTTAGCTACAGATGGTTTTGCCGTAGCTGTAGCAGATCTAAATTTAGAACTAGCAAAGCAAACAGCTTTTGAGCTTACAACAGCCGGAAAACAAGCGATCGCACTCAAAGTCGATGTCCGAGATCAAAATAGCGTGACTGCGACAGTCCAAAAAACAGTCTCAGCTTTAGGTGGCTTTGATGTGATCGTCAATAATGCAGGGATCGGTCCGACCACCCCGATCCAAACGATCACACCAGAACAATTTGACCAGATCTATCAGATCAATGTCGGTGGTGTCGTCTGGGGTATCCAAGCCGCAGTTGCACAATTCAAAAAGAAGCCACGACGTGAACATGAGATCATCGGTAAGATCATCAATGCAACTTCTCAAGCTGGTGTTGTCGGAAATCCAAATCTTTTACTATACAGTAGTACAAAATTTGCTGTCCGCGGTTTAACTCAAGTGGCTGCCCGCGATCTTGCTAAAGATGGGATCACCGTCAATGCTTTTGCACCAGGGATCGTTAAGACCCCTATGATGTACGACATCGCACATCAAGTCAGTCGCCATGCTGGTAAAGATGATAATTGGGGCATGCAAACTTTTGCAAAAAATATCGCTTTAGGACGCTTATCTGAACCAGCCGAAGTCGCAGCTGCAGTCTCCTTTTTAGCAAGTAGCGATTCGGATTATATCACTGGGCATACGTTAGAAGTCGACGGTGGTATGCAATTTAACTAA
- a CDS encoding PfkB family carbohydrate kinase, with product MQKRLLLAQDLSVVGDLSLTVALPLLEVQGVKTLPLPTSLLSTQSEGFGEPCILPCYPWIEQTLAHLQKLDLTLGGALLGYLDDLKTGQALLNFLQEQSLALTVIDPVFADEGKFYPNLGPEHLALQKELLQVADYATPNVTEAQFLTGIRLSDEPSKAEFCALLEQTQQLVKATGQVVITGLSFGAEKGCLWLEEGTLKQCSYPKLAGHFYGSGDVFAALLTGALWQGASFSQAIKKATKETYEALCETAKNYPKRQEGIDISRLLQKL from the coding sequence ATGCAAAAACGCTTATTGCTGGCACAAGATCTATCCGTTGTCGGAGATCTATCTTTAACAGTTGCATTACCACTGCTAGAAGTCCAAGGAGTAAAGACGTTACCGCTCCCGACAAGTCTTTTATCAACGCAAAGTGAAGGCTTTGGTGAACCTTGTATCTTGCCGTGTTATCCTTGGATCGAGCAAACTTTAGCCCATTTGCAAAAGCTAGATCTCACACTTGGAGGAGCCTTGCTTGGTTATTTAGATGACCTAAAAACAGGACAAGCACTGCTTAACTTTTTACAAGAACAGAGCTTGGCTTTGACAGTCATCGATCCTGTTTTTGCAGATGAGGGAAAATTTTATCCTAATTTAGGCCCTGAGCACCTGGCTTTACAAAAAGAGCTTTTGCAAGTGGCTGATTATGCTACGCCAAACGTGACTGAAGCACAATTCTTAACGGGGATCCGGTTATCTGATGAGCCAAGCAAAGCAGAATTTTGCGCACTTTTAGAGCAAACACAGCAGTTAGTGAAAGCGACAGGGCAAGTTGTGATCACTGGTCTTTCATTTGGTGCTGAAAAAGGGTGTCTTTGGCTTGAAGAGGGAACTTTGAAACAGTGTAGTTATCCGAAGTTAGCAGGTCATTTTTATGGGAGCGGGGATGTTTTTGCAGCGTTATTGACAGGAGCTTTATGGCAAGGCGCCTCTTTTAGTCAAGCGATCAAAAAAGCGACTAAAGAGACGTATGAAGCTTTATGTGAAACGGCAAAGAATTATCCAAAACGCCAAGAAGGGATCGATATCAGTCGTCTTTTACAAAAATTATAG
- a CDS encoding ECF transporter S component, translating to MKSSLQKLVLLALISALNVAVARIFLIPVPFTNGNLNLCDAGIVLAALLYGRRAGATVGALSGLLLDLLGGYPQYMLFSLVIHGAQGAVVGAFYKSKRHFWKILGLAVGVLVGGYFIADSLLYGFAAGFLGLGTNLLQGLCGTSVGYFLYRRLENLPSLKR from the coding sequence ATGAAAAGTTCATTGCAAAAGCTTGTTTTGCTAGCTTTGATAAGTGCATTAAATGTCGCTGTAGCTCGGATTTTTTTGATCCCAGTTCCTTTTACAAATGGTAATCTGAATTTGTGTGATGCGGGGATCGTTTTGGCAGCCTTACTTTACGGTAGGCGAGCTGGGGCTACCGTGGGGGCTTTGAGTGGTCTGCTCTTGGATCTCTTAGGCGGATATCCGCAGTATATGCTCTTTTCTTTAGTGATCCATGGCGCTCAAGGGGCGGTAGTCGGAGCATTTTATAAATCCAAACGCCATTTTTGGAAAATTTTAGGACTAGCAGTCGGGGTTTTAGTGGGTGGCTATTTTATCGCTGATAGTTTACTTTATGGTTTTGCAGCTGGTTTTTTAGGCTTAGGGACTAACTTGCTCCAAGGCTTATGTGGGACAAGTGTTGGTTATTTTTTATATAGACGTTTAGAAAACTTACCGAGTTTGAAGCGCTAA
- a CDS encoding cation:proton antiporter — protein MHMLSGWFLLLFASVAASIVAQFFPKISENYISMAVGALIALIPVLNKMIPPFEPEVFMITIIAPLLYFEGQAMYLNRVRHKFKTILGIVVLLVVISTLVVGFSLAFITGIGLPLALVMAAISTPTDATATESVSEGLKLPKREQSLLKMEALFNDASGIILLNAMVLLLLRGQIDYSQTVRDFLVAAIGGVLFGAIAALAAIAFRQTLLRLPFDNAVNAMTMLALALPFVIYVLAEEIHVSGILAVVCAGLLHNSEAQRSRFSDTHLFYLNKGLIGLLQELLNNAVFIILGLNFMRIILDKSVTFSSWVWITAGFVLYLGNLIVRYLYAKIMLRRDRLGATVFSFGGVHGAVTLALVFMAAGLGLSSNQFNLVIMSESVMIILSMLVPTILFWFILPRKEYDSSEKDRLRQEMIQRAINEVEQMYLPKKVKQSVIYDLHDQNAETSLRQFWQQWFYVSRKPAFNKTERYLEQQALMWSFYIEREYLAEQIEQQALDPRDLYDLYNEVALAEATVLDPDQA, from the coding sequence ATGCATATGTTGAGTGGCTGGTTTCTTTTGCTTTTTGCGTCAGTTGCAGCCAGTATCGTAGCACAATTTTTTCCAAAGATCTCAGAAAATTATATCAGTATGGCAGTCGGGGCGTTGATCGCACTTATTCCAGTATTGAATAAAATGATCCCACCGTTTGAGCCTGAAGTTTTTATGATCACGATCATTGCACCACTCTTATACTTTGAAGGGCAAGCGATGTATCTCAATCGCGTGAGGCATAAGTTCAAAACGATCTTGGGGATCGTCGTTTTATTAGTGGTGATCAGCACATTAGTTGTTGGTTTTTCCTTGGCCTTTATTACCGGGATCGGGTTACCGTTAGCGTTAGTGATGGCAGCGATCAGTACGCCAACGGATGCAACTGCGACCGAATCAGTCTCAGAGGGGCTCAAATTACCTAAAAGAGAGCAATCATTATTAAAAATGGAAGCTTTATTCAATGATGCTTCCGGGATCATTTTGTTGAATGCCATGGTCTTATTATTGTTACGCGGTCAGATCGACTACTCACAGACAGTACGAGATTTTTTAGTGGCCGCCATTGGGGGCGTTTTGTTTGGAGCTATCGCCGCTCTGGCAGCGATAGCATTTCGTCAAACACTTTTACGCTTACCGTTTGATAATGCTGTCAATGCGATGACGATGTTAGCGTTAGCTTTACCGTTTGTGATCTATGTTCTTGCCGAGGAGATCCATGTTTCCGGGATCCTCGCAGTTGTTTGTGCAGGTTTGTTGCATAACAGTGAGGCGCAGCGTAGTCGTTTCAGTGATACTCATCTTTTTTATTTGAACAAAGGTCTGATCGGACTTTTACAAGAGCTTTTGAATAATGCTGTTTTCATCATTTTAGGCTTAAATTTCATGCGGATCATTTTAGATAAAAGTGTGACCTTTTCTTCTTGGGTCTGGATCACAGCAGGATTTGTCTTATATTTAGGAAATTTGATCGTTCGCTACCTTTATGCCAAAATAATGTTACGGCGTGACCGTTTAGGTGCGACTGTTTTTTCCTTTGGTGGTGTGCATGGGGCCGTAACGTTAGCGTTAGTCTTTATGGCAGCCGGTTTAGGTCTAAGTTCAAATCAGTTCAACTTAGTTATCATGTCTGAATCAGTTATGATCATTTTGAGCATGTTAGTGCCAACGATCCTTTTTTGGTTCATTTTGCCACGAAAAGAATATGACAGTAGCGAAAAAGATCGCTTACGTCAAGAAATGATCCAACGTGCGATCAATGAAGTGGAACAGATGTATCTACCTAAAAAAGTCAAGCAAAGTGTGATCTATGATCTGCATGATCAAAATGCTGAAACTAGTTTACGGCAATTTTGGCAACAATGGTTCTACGTTTCACGTAAACCAGCTTTTAATAAAACAGAACGTTATTTAGAACAGCAGGCGCTGATGTGGTCTTTTTATATTGAACGAGAATATTTAGCTGAACAGATCGAACAACAAGCCCTTGATCCAAGAGATCTCTATGATCTTTATAATGAAGTAGCTTTGGCTGAAGCGACTGTCTTAGATCCCGATCAAGCGTAA
- a CDS encoding M13 family metallopeptidase, with protein sequence MGKNTQVDKSLLKDDLYQAVNGAWLKTAVIPADKSTTGGFADLADNIEKLLMADFEALLENDATELTPEMQQFVKFYRLASDFETRERLGFAPAKKYLDKILALKDLATWQEQLPELFLAGYDAPFTLSVTPDMKDTRHYALHADVPSLFLPDKTYYEEGNEQAKALLAILKQMLNELFELAGYDKEFSHKTIELALAYDKKLAPFQKDSTERADYVKSYNKYAFADFASLSRYLDLSKIVSGLVKTTPESIIVAEPRYFEALNELVNEDTFESMKSWLFVKTLLDLTGLLSDQFRVVGGTYNRALSGSKEAMDPKKAAYYLASNQYSQVVGLYYAQKYFGPAAKKDVQEMVKKMIAVYKKRLTENDWLSEATRKKAITKLDALGINVGYPDKLDPLFEEFVVDPELNLVDNATKFTQIALKRHYERLDEPVDRTRWEMPAHMVNAYYHPSFNCIVFPAAILQAPFYSLEQSKSANYGGIGAVIAHEISHAFDNNGAQFDEHGNLSNWWTDADLNHFQSLANKMIAQFDGLKTPAGTVNGKLVVSENIADAGGLSCAKEAAKAEPNTDLAEFFINWARIWGMKSTLEREKLLLAIDVHAPHVLRANIQPQNLADFYTTFDVQPGDGMYLAPEKRITIW encoded by the coding sequence ATGGGGAAAAATACACAAGTCGATAAATCTTTATTAAAAGATGATCTTTACCAAGCTGTCAATGGTGCCTGGCTCAAAACAGCGGTGATCCCGGCTGATAAATCAACGACCGGTGGCTTTGCCGATCTAGCTGATAATATCGAGAAATTGCTGATGGCTGACTTCGAAGCATTACTCGAAAATGACGCAACTGAGCTCACACCTGAGATGCAGCAATTCGTTAAGTTCTATCGTCTTGCTTCTGATTTTGAAACAAGAGAGCGCTTAGGCTTTGCTCCAGCTAAAAAATATTTAGATAAAATCTTAGCTTTAAAAGACCTAGCTACATGGCAAGAACAACTCCCCGAACTCTTTTTAGCGGGTTATGATGCACCCTTTACCCTTTCAGTTACACCTGATATGAAAGATACGCGTCACTATGCATTGCATGCAGATGTCCCATCACTTTTCTTGCCTGATAAGACATATTACGAAGAAGGAAACGAACAAGCAAAAGCGCTCCTTGCGATCTTAAAACAGATGCTAAATGAACTTTTTGAATTAGCAGGTTACGATAAAGAATTCAGCCACAAAACGATCGAATTGGCTTTAGCTTACGATAAAAAATTAGCGCCTTTCCAAAAGGATAGTACTGAGCGTGCCGATTACGTCAAATCTTATAACAAATATGCTTTTGCTGATTTTGCAAGCTTGAGCCGTTATCTTGATCTTTCAAAGATCGTTTCTGGTTTAGTCAAAACAACACCAGAGTCGATCATCGTAGCTGAACCGCGCTATTTTGAAGCGTTGAATGAATTAGTCAACGAAGATACTTTTGAAAGTATGAAAAGCTGGCTCTTTGTCAAAACCCTACTCGATCTAACTGGACTTTTAAGTGATCAGTTTCGCGTTGTTGGGGGGACGTATAACCGCGCACTCTCTGGTTCAAAAGAAGCAATGGATCCAAAAAAAGCGGCTTACTATTTAGCCTCTAACCAGTATAGCCAAGTCGTTGGTCTCTATTATGCACAAAAGTATTTTGGCCCAGCCGCGAAAAAAGACGTCCAAGAAATGGTCAAAAAGATGATCGCAGTCTACAAAAAACGGCTAACAGAAAACGACTGGCTCAGTGAAGCAACACGTAAAAAAGCGATCACCAAACTCGATGCTTTAGGGATCAATGTCGGCTACCCCGATAAGTTAGACCCACTTTTCGAAGAATTTGTGGTCGATCCAGAACTGAACTTAGTTGATAACGCAACTAAATTCACGCAGATCGCACTTAAACGTCACTATGAACGTTTAGATGAACCAGTCGATCGGACGCGGTGGGAGATGCCAGCTCACATGGTCAATGCTTACTATCACCCTTCCTTTAACTGCATCGTCTTTCCAGCTGCGATCTTACAAGCACCATTTTATAGTTTGGAACAAAGTAAGAGCGCTAACTACGGTGGGATCGGCGCTGTGATCGCACATGAGATCTCACATGCTTTTGATAACAACGGCGCCCAGTTCGATGAGCACGGCAACTTATCAAACTGGTGGACCGATGCAGATCTGAACCATTTCCAAAGTCTTGCTAATAAGATGATCGCCCAATTTGATGGCCTAAAGACTCCGGCTGGCACAGTCAACGGTAAACTCGTCGTCTCGGAAAATATCGCTGACGCAGGTGGGTTGAGTTGTGCTAAAGAAGCTGCTAAAGCTGAACCAAATACTGATCTAGCTGAATTTTTCATCAACTGGGCGCGGATCTGGGGCATGAAATCGACGTTAGAACGCGAAAAATTGCTCCTTGCGATCGATGTTCATGCCCCGCATGTGTTGCGGGCCAATATCCAGCCACAAAACTTAGCTGATTTCTATACGACTTTTGACGTTCAGCCTGGTGACGGCATGTATTTAGCTCCTGAAAAACGGATCACGATCTGGTAA
- a CDS encoding aldo/keto reductase — MSSMNTYTLSNGNKIPVLGFGTWQTPAGDTAKVAVQAALAAGFRHIDTAEMYGNEQSIGEALAESDLPRSELFITSKLDNKFHSYEAATEAIDRSLADLKLEQLDLFLIHWPNPKAFRDENWEEHLQETWRALEDAYHAGKLKAIGVSNFKPKHLQVLEKTQTIQPMVDQIRICPGDFDQETISYCQAHGILLEAYSPFGTGQIFSDPTLQKLAAKKGKTIAQICLRWSLQHGFLPLPKSVHADRIKENTQVFDFELTESEIKQLDDLEGIAGYATDPDTASF; from the coding sequence ATGAGTTCAATGAATACGTACACACTAAGTAATGGGAACAAGATCCCTGTTTTAGGCTTTGGAACATGGCAAACTCCTGCTGGAGATACAGCTAAAGTTGCAGTTCAAGCTGCCTTAGCTGCCGGATTTCGTCATATCGATACAGCCGAAATGTATGGTAATGAACAAAGCATCGGTGAAGCTCTAGCTGAAAGCGATCTTCCCCGTTCAGAATTATTTATCACGAGTAAGCTTGATAATAAGTTTCACTCATACGAGGCTGCGACTGAGGCGATCGACCGTTCATTAGCTGACTTAAAACTCGAACAGTTAGATCTATTTTTGATCCATTGGCCAAATCCAAAAGCTTTTCGGGATGAGAATTGGGAAGAACATTTACAAGAAACATGGCGTGCGTTAGAAGATGCCTATCATGCAGGGAAATTAAAGGCGATCGGGGTCTCAAATTTCAAACCTAAACATTTGCAAGTCTTAGAAAAAACACAAACGATCCAACCAATGGTCGATCAGATCCGGATCTGTCCGGGAGACTTTGACCAAGAGACGATCAGTTACTGTCAAGCTCATGGGATCTTGCTCGAAGCATATAGTCCTTTTGGAACAGGTCAGATCTTTAGCGATCCAACTTTACAAAAACTAGCGGCTAAAAAAGGTAAGACCATCGCTCAGATCTGTCTACGCTGGTCGCTCCAACACGGTTTTTTACCGTTACCAAAATCAGTCCATGCTGATCGGATCAAAGAAAATACACAAGTCTTTGACTTTGAACTAACTGAAAGTGAAATCAAACAACTCGATGATCTGGAGGGGATCGCAGGTTATGCGACCGATCCAGATACAGCTTCATTTTAA